The DNA window tcaaatacttaaaaatataataaaaaataacacattttctttttgtttttaataaatattctgaacagtcatcatttttatattaaataactatttattttttttaacactTTTTGAATGTGTGCTAAAAAAACCAAAAAAgtggtatatttttttatctactAAATTTAGCAattgtaatattatttcttatataaacaaattcaGTTCCacactatatttttataagcaattttcgatatatttttttttttgtatatataatttcttaaaaaaatctgAACGGCAATAATATTTAgcttaaattatttttttttcttcgtcTATTAATTCGTTAGCCATcatctgaaaaaaaaaaaaatagccaTTAAGAATAtccaataaaaatatatgaaaaatatacaatttgtTTTAGCTGCATACACATaatgtataaatacatttttttgaagtTACCAAAGCTGCTACGTAACAACCCTTTTCGgcttcttttattttttcatttataaaatttaaactaTCCTCAATTAAGTCATTTCTTTGCGAATCCTCTTCTATAAGAGCAGTTAACACTTCATTGTAAATGCTTTCGTCGTCGGTACtcttaaataaaaaaaatatgtaacaaatatgttaatgcataaatatataaacacaTTATATAGTTGTATGCaataaataacaattatttaataaaaatcatGATATGCACAAGACAGGTATATTTTTCAGTATTACATTTGGTATATCCTTTATGTGTCTTTTTATAAGAGTGTTTTCTATAACCTTTGACTCTGTCGTcctaatataaatataaatatattcgtATGTTTCACAACACAGCATATAGGCATTTATCCAAATAAATTGTAactatattcatatttcgatttttaataaaaacataccACATTGTTAGCAAGCCAAATTGGTGCATTCGTGCATGAATTGATTCGACCTTGTCTATAATTTCCTCTTTAAGGTCACTGGGTAATTTAACCATCTAAAATAAggaatattaatttttataaataaatatagaagcTTTACAAATGTGTGCAATAAAACAAAGCCACTTGTTCAAAAAATAGTGTACCTTATCTATTTTTTCGATAATTTCATTTGGTTTATATTCATCGAGCTTCGTTCCTTTACCTCTGAAAAGTCAaccaaaaaagaaacatatatatatgcattcaTGAGCATTCCATATACACAGATCATAAATCTGCATAGGCATACTTggtataaaacaaaaaggtTGGTGTTCCCCTAGAAACTATCATATTTGGCGCATAATCATTTTTCTCAATATTATACTTCTTTAGTTTCAATTCAatctaaataataaaaacaaagacaaatatattatatgtgtgtACAAATTTATTGAAATAGTGATAATATACATAGGTATGGGTAtatctttaaaaatttaattacgTTATTCTCTTTGAATAGTTTGTATAAGCTGTTTATAAAAGGCTTGTATAAAAAGCATAAGAAGCATGTATTTTCAAACAAAACTAAGAGGATGTCATTTTTCTTGGAATCCTCAATAACCTGAAAAGCAAAAATAATTGCAAAAGtgtatacaaaatatatatatgcattgaaaccataaaaataatataattcgagctaaatgtttttataaattaccTCCTTTTCAAATGTGTCATGCGTTACATACGTTGGGAATGTCCCAttatttcctttatttaatttttcagaATCTTCACTAATAGgtacaaaaaattgttcaaatatttcttttatggAACTAGTATCGACTAACTCTtcttttgttatatttcttCGTCTCCTTcctttataaatatagcaAGCAAAATCCCTGCTTTCCTCATGAAATGTATaaagataatttaaatttttaatgttgagtttttcaatttcatgttttaaaaactgaactttttttttttcgtcgctcaatttatttttatctataaCAAATAGTACGATATTATCTATCCTATCAAAAACCTCATCAGATATTTCGGTCATTTCATTTAGaaaatttgatattttttttttttcatcccATTTGAAAGCTCCATAACCTAATATGCTACTAATAAGTATActtaacatatatattctttttttccgATTTGaacttattttattgtccACATTTGCCGCGTTTGTAATGTTCCTTTGTATAATGTTCTTAAAGTTAACTTTTGCATTTATACTCTTATTAGCACAATTTCCGACTCTACAAGgataattaaaatgaaCAAACATGCGTTTATTACATGGTAGTATCGCTTTTCTACTGTTGATCCTTAGTAGTATGTTATTCATTTCTATGCTTTGTAtgaatttctttttttatgtttttttgtgttatctatatatttgtgtaaatatgaatatacataaaGCATTTATTAGTCGATAAAttaatgttaaaaaataggTATATGATTTTGTTTCAActcttaaaatataaaacttcTTACAATAAGGTATCAACACTTAAATTGTgccttatatatatcataaaaaaatgatttgttctttttttctatatatcattttctttctGTTACTCTGCTCATTTTGTTGTTttacaatattatatttatatatataatgtatataaataaaaagtataaatgtttatataatatagtacataaatatttttaatgtattACGCAAAATCTACCAAATATGTGAGCGTATCAGATGAAAAGTGTGCTAtgtgttatttttttcaatcaTATTTGtcgtttattattaataaccaaaaaaatattcatattttttttatttaacaaaaatttacatttatatgttataacatatatattttttataatacaaaatttaaattccTTTTTCTAATTATAGTACCATACTTATTTATCTATACTAActcattttaattttaaatgatatgtataaattGTTCATACTAGCTTTACGGAAATGCTACAATGGATGtttgataaaaaaggaaaattcttaatataattattatatgaatgaaaaaaaaaaatcgtaAATTAATGGGGTATCCCTTAAAAATTGAACATTTAAAGTTTTATcgtttataaataatttttttatattaatggGGAATATATTTCTGTGTAGTCTTACAATTTCACTagtttcatatatattatatttcttatgCATAAATCATTCACAATATATACACTAAGGAATGTATTGAACTTTCATCCGTGTGCGTGGGGATTTATGtttcaaaaaatgcatcttatgtaaacaaaaatgtGGAAAATAACGTACTATAacacaataaaaattacgtttttaaaaaaaggtccataaacaaaaaatcgGTGTGTAACatccatatatttaattatcgattttgtatacatttttatatatgtaaataattctTAGGTATGTTCCTGCTTTAGTATTAGGACACCAGATACATTTCTTTCTAtccatttttcttttttctctttcGAATTGATCTTTAGGTAAAATATCGGTTCATTATCGTTCAAACTATTATCTAAGAAAGGAAGAAATTATGATATTATAACGATGTACACATCTATTTAAGTTGTTACATATATACCTATACGAATCATAGTATATAATGTGAGATTGTGCAAAGAACTAGGAATGGCCAGACACAAAGGCCCCATTATGTGATGGAATATACCATGTATAACCGCACCTGTTTTGTgtatatgcttatatattggacatttgaaaaattgaaaattaaatttattgctTTTATCATTGGTAGTAGGTATGTTTTTTGTGATAAAGTCGATTTTAATATAAGGGATAGGGCAatataattctttatttgttgattcttttattattaaatttgcGACATCAAAAACAGCTCcttcaataaatataccCCCAACAAAATAACTATCttcttttatatcttcttcattaaaatatgatgataTTTCGTACTTtaattttacattatttgcATCGACTTTCATTTCTTTACTAAACTTTTCTCGAATGGCTAAAATTAAGCTCTGTAAAAAATGTGGTAAACACATATATGCAACATGTTCATATGAAAATGTGttgatatataaacaataataatagaatGGACAATTATGTGTATAAACGTGGCCGAACAAActtgatatatatagccATAAAAAGAGCTCTGAgttagaaaaattattgatgtattttttctaatgaGCTATTacaaattgaaaataagcCATCACGGAACACATATGCAATGGTTGGTTAGTATGaatcattttaataattttaccTTCGGAGAAATGAAGGAAGCCAAGTTAAAAACCTTGTTGGACAAATTGCTTATATACTTGACGATGTAAGAAAATTTTAACTTAATTAATTTAGCAAAATCAAATATTTGTAGCTTTGAATAGAACGAATTCgttatccattttttggGTATAGATAAATTCATTATAGAATTATaggtattatatattttttcaaaatttccttttccttttataaaatttattatattagtTAAATcgttataaataattctcaataaattattatatttatcggCTTCAATTTTCAAGAATGTTACAATAGAACAATTTAAgttgtttaaaaatatatcttttaacATATTAGAATCTATAAAAGGTGGTAGAATGCTTTTTAATATgtctataatatataatatatgaacaCCCTTCTTATCTTTTAATACATCACATTCTAAGCGctctaaattttttaaaatttttaaattataattttttaaatataacacATTAAGTGATGGGtgtaaattaaatattgaaaaatctGTAATAAAAGGTAatgattttatatatcgtaaaaatatatttttatttgagcTGTGTGGACAATAATaagaattattaaatttgtattcactatttgaatatataactttatcattaatatatttttttaatataatattaaaacatttttgatCATTACGATCTATTATTATACCACCATATATAATGTTACCAATTAAATAtcttaataaatttatatcaatatttttattattaaaaaatttacatatattttttttagacaATTTTAATTCGATATCTGTAAACTCGTATACGTTGTTGAACcctttgtttttaaatttattccTTTCTTGTATTAAAGAATGAAAAaagcataaaataaaatttagtttatttattaatattttctcgttttcattccttttttttttcttcgattttttttcaaatggaaaattatCACAATCATCATTCTGATCCTTACTGTTCATGTTAAATAGTTCACTCATTTCGTCAATATTCTCAAGCTTCTTATCATCATCTACATAATCATTATATCCACTACAATCTAAATCTTCTTCCCCTTCCTCTAATTCTCCTGGTTGGTTTTCCCCATCATCATCTATTTCATCTTCATCAATGCTGGAATAAACATTGATAAGAGAAGActttaaattataagcATTTTCGAATGTAATTTTTAcacataattttaataaataatgaggAAAGGATGTAACAGAACTTGTACTTATCCATATTCTAAATTCTGGATTAGAATATTGTATATTGCaaatttctatatatttttcaatttctaAAATAagatgaatatttaaatgggCATTTTCAATTAATACCCATAACCCATTTTTAATAGCATCgtttaatattttgagcaaataatttttatcatgtttattgtatattattaaattattttttcctgtAATTTTTTCACTTAGTGTCATAATATCATTTGCTGTATTTAAACGGTGTTCAGAAAGAATTagaattaatttattttttgatgaaTGTTCataacatttatataagtcttttgcataattttgtgatgatatatttaaatgttgatctacataattattcatatttaattttaatatatcaaaatgaaatattttataaattattaatttttcaaagtcacccaataaattttttatatctttatgtTGTAATATTGTATGAtctgtttttatatttctaaatatatattcatattcattcaagacttttttaaaaaatatataatatttttctttctttatcaatttttttacactgGTATACTCTTTCATATTTAACCAAGACAAGTTTTTTGTTTCAAACTCGAAAACATACTTCGAATCGTTATCTGCTTGAATCACCTCATCATTTTTACTTTCCTCAAATGTTTCTATAATTACATTATCTTCCAAAGAATTCATAAAATCGTCACTctccttattattttgttgttGTATCATGTATTGGGTAGGTGTGTCAGTATATTGTCCATTGGATGTTTGTCTAGGAATACCCATGAACTTATATCCTTTCTCACTACAAATACTTTCCTTATCACTGATTTCCTCGAGAGTGTGCAAAGATATATTATCTTGgttcatattattaccTTCATCATCGCTTGTTAATTGCATATCTTCGTCAGAACTCGTggatttttcattttctaaattgAATCTTCCATCATCTTTTGTTTTGATATCAATGTTAATATCCAAATTAAGAAAACGGTTATATGGATCTCCAAAATTTTCAACAGCACCAAATTGTCTATCATTAGTTAAGATATTCTTTGTTGATGCCTCTGTTATGATACTTTCCCTCCTTTGCTTGTggttttgtttattttgaaCCATTTTGACCACCTCATTTTTCACATTGGAAGATTTTGGATAGTCATCATATATAAGAAAGTAATAATCATCATATTCGATTTcccttttatatatatttatcatacaCACAAgatagaaaaagaaaatatattgatgCTTTTCGGAAAGGGTTCGTGAAATTTCAtagtgtattttttttgtaaaaatattgagtatgtctttttttcttttatctaataatttattttcctctGATTTATCTATGctaatatttaatagattgacaaatgataaaatcGAAGAATTATAGAAAGGATTAAAAGCGattaatttattcataGAATGATAAATGATAGATATATGTTCTGACAtactaatataattttttctaattttcataatttcttttttattaattttaaactctttaattttttttttattttcatgaaataaattatttgcattttcAAAAGTTTTAACAATGTCATCATCACTTAATATATCTTCTttgtaatttaaaatatataaaatttcattttctttatttataatttgattatttaaatcatgGATATGATGAATAAGCATAgttcttttttcattagAACTTTTTGACaatttttctattaaaGTTTCTAAGAAATATTCttctaatatttttaaattaatattaaaatttactACGTTTAAAAGATTTTGTGTGTTGTCATCAAAATGTGGATTACCATATacgataaaataaatattaaatgaattattaattgTGATTATTTTGTTGTTAAAATTGAcacaattatttttcatattgttAGATTGTTCAttatccttttttattgGTCCTTTACTATCAATACTACATTTTTCgtcatctttattttcaataacAACAGAATTATTCAATGACGTAGACAAGCTATTAACTTGATTTTCGCAATTAAGGTAATTATCttctttttgtttatcattttttttatttctaacATTTTGCAAATTAATCaaacttttatttattttataattaaacaaggaagaaaataatatacttgCACTGTCGTCGTAATGTGTAAATAAAACGATAATACCCAATCGCATGCATCTTTCGATTCTGTCAATAAAATTAGAACTGTTATTTCTTAGTATTTCtacatctttttttttattatataaatttttaagaaaatttgtaacaataaaatgtggatctattaataaattatattttatactattattcattattacaatgttttcaaaataaaatttacttTTTGTTAAACCATATGCTACCCATCtttctaaatttattttcgattctaaaaaattataaatagatatattttttgtatatttaatatcaaactgtgttaatatttttaaaatttttaatttaataataattctatATTCATAGGAAAAGTAggatatataattcataagTGATGCTATAATTATAGAATCTCCAATAAGTAATTCtcgcttttttttaaaatgcccttttttattaatccATTTAATCTCTTGTTCTAATAAACAggttaaaataattttagatcttttaattttttcttttatattttctattttttcaacTAATTCGTTTTGTTTAACAGTTATTTCTTCCTTTTCTGTCTCAattctttttaaattctcatttactatatttaaatcattTCTACATATTTCTAAGTATTCTagttctttatttatttcattttctagCATAATAacttcttctttttttggtttcaattctttatttattacgaaataattataaattgcCAAAATCCATTGACACATAGTTTCACAAGCTTTT is part of the Plasmodium chabaudi chabaudi strain AS genome assembly, chromosome: 6 genome and encodes:
- a CDS encoding thioredoxin-like protein, with amino-acid sequence MNNILLRINSRKAILPCNKRMFVHFNYPCRVGNCANKSINAKVNFKNIIQRNITNAANVDNKISSNRKKRIYMLSILISSILGYGAFKWDEKKKISNFLNEMTEISDEVFDRIDNIVLFVIDKNKLSDEKKKVQFLKHEIEKLNIKNLNYLYTFHEESRDFACYIYKGRRRRNITKEELVDTSSIKEIFEQFFVPISEDSEKLNKGNNGTFPTYVTHDTFEKEVIEDSKKNDILLVLFENTCFLCFLYKPFINSLYKLFKENNIELKLKKYNIEKNDYAPNMIVSRGTPTFLFYTKGKGTKLDEYKPNEIIEKIDKMVKLPSDLKEEIIDKVESIHARMHQFGLLTMWTTESKVIENTLIKRHIKDIPNSTDDESIYNEVLTALIEEDSQRNDLIEDSLNFINEKIKEAEKGCYVAALMMANELIDEEKKII